In Gammaproteobacteria bacterium, the following are encoded in one genomic region:
- a CDS encoding hypothetical protein (Evidence 5 : Unknown function), with protein MRCPAELGRGFPIRSNEEISI; from the coding sequence TTGCGTTGTCCGGCAGAGCTAGGTAGGGGGTTTCCGATAAGGTCTAATGAGGAGATTAGCATATAG